A genomic segment from Amphiura filiformis chromosome 10, Afil_fr2py, whole genome shotgun sequence encodes:
- the LOC140161743 gene encoding uncharacterized protein encodes MPWVDHKVKKALRQKHKAYNRARKSDTPEDWETFRSLRKFVNRLTRSKHRKYIRDTCATSTKKFWTSIKSQKNDSFGIPTLKINGQLITDNIMKANALNNQFESVFTQEDYVLPNIDKQHCHQMPDVNITVEGVEKLLTELDPGKATGPDGVPARILKMGAKEIAPALTTIFRLSLESGNLPNDWRCANISPIFKKGDAPSLPTIDQFHSRLYAAR; translated from the coding sequence ATGCCATGGGTTGATCACAAGGTAAAAAAAGCCCTTCGTCAGAAGCATAAGGCTTACAACCGAGCCAGAAAATCTGACACTCCTGAAGACTGGGAGACTTTTCGGTCCCTCAGAAAGTTTGTCAACCGCTTGACTCGTAGTAAGCATCGCAAGTATATCAGAGACACTTGTGCCACGTCGACAAAGAAATTTTGGACCTCTATTAAGAGCCAAAAAAATGACTCATTTGGCATTCCCACTCTAAAAATAAATGGTCAATTAATTACTGACAACATCATGAAAGCAAATGCTCTCAACAACCAGTTTGAATCAGTATTCACACAGGAGGACTATGTACTACCCAACATTGACAAACAACATTGCCACCAAATGCCAGATGTTAACATTACTGTAGAGGGGGTGGAAAAATTACTGACCGAACTTGACCCCGGAAAAGCGACAGGACCAGACGGCGTGCCGGCACGCATCCTGAAGATGGGAGCTAAAGAAATCGCTCCAGCCTTGACTACCATCTTCAGGCTTTCTCTTGAATCAGGCAATCTGCCGAATGATTGGAGATGCGCAAACATATCTCCAATCTTCAAGAAAGGAGACGCACCAAGCCTTCCAACTATAGACCAGTTTCACTCACGTCTATATGCTGCAAGGTGA
- the LOC140161744 gene encoding uncharacterized protein, with the protein MVVNFQSINNKVAELAICLDTHKPDILIGTESWLAEGVSNSEIFPTGYSVVRKDRPTGNNDRSHGGIFIAMRSDLIASHRIDLDEQCEILWVQLEIVGSKSVLIGAFYRPPDSGGDILDHLHTSLAKIDMSKGHTIWLGGDFNLSHIDWEAQSIMSKCPKPGLCRNLIDITNEFGLEQIVRKPTRGNNILDLFFTSNSTLVEKSVVVPGMSDHNGIPLVTVHTKPVINKAKPRKVFSYHKANWDSIKMTSQSLAMTSVKLSPV; encoded by the coding sequence ATGGTGGTTAACTTCCAAAGTATCAACAACAAAGTGGCCGAGCTAGCCATATGTCTTGATACTCACAAGCCAGACATCCTGATCGGAACGGAGTCGTGGCTTGCTGAGGGCGTAAGCAATAGTGAGATTTTCCCTACGGGATACTCTGTTGTTAGAAAAGATAGGCCTACAGGCAATAACGACAGAAGCCATGGTGGTATTTTTATCGCCATGAGAAGCGATCTCATTGCTTCGCACCGCATTGACCTCGATGAGCAATGTGAAATTCTCTGGGTCCAACTGGAGATAGTTGGGTCCAAGTCAGTGCTTATTGGTGCCTTTTATAGGCCGCCTGATTCAGGTGGTGATATTTTGGATCATCTTCACACCTCACTGGCTAAAATTGACATGTCTAAAGGTCACACCATATGGCTGGGTGGTGATTTTAACCTGTCCCATATCGATTGGGAAGCCCAGTCCATTATGTCAAAATGCCCCAAACCTGGCTTATGCCGTAATCTTATTGACATCACAAATGAGTTTGGTCTGGAACAAATTGTCCGGAAACCAACTCGAGGCAACAACATTCTCGACTTGTTTTTTACATCAAATTCTACCTTAGTCGAGAAATCAGTTGTTGTCCCGGGCATGAGTGACCACAATGGTATCCCTTTGGTAACTGTTCACACAAAACCTGTTATCAACAAAGCCAAGCCTAGAAAGGTATTTTCATACCATAAGGCTAACTGGGATTCCATTAAAATGACCTCACAGTCATTAGCAATGACTTCTGTGAAATTGTCCCCAGTTTAG